From a single Oceanobacillus kimchii X50 genomic region:
- the rplN gene encoding 50S ribosomal protein L14, producing the protein MIQQETRLKVADNSGAREVLTIKVLGGSGRKTANIGDVIVCTVKQATPGGVVKKGEVVKAVIVRSKSGARRKDGSYIRFDENAAVIIRDDKSPRGTRIFGPVARELREAQFMKIVSLAPEVL; encoded by the coding sequence ATGATTCAACAAGAAACTCGTTTAAAAGTTGCAGATAACTCTGGTGCTCGTGAAGTATTAACCATCAAAGTATTAGGTGGATCTGGTCGTAAAACTGCTAACATTGGTGATGTAATTGTTTGCACGGTGAAACAAGCAACACCAGGCGGCGTTGTCAAAAAAGGTGAAGTTGTTAAAGCAGTTATCGTTCGTTCTAAATCTGGTGCACGCCGTAAAGATGGTTCATACATTCGTTTTGATGAAAATGCTGCCGTAATTATTCGTGATGATAAAAGTCCAAGAGGAACTCGTATCTTCGGACCGGTTGCACGTGAATTACGTGAAGCTCAATTCATGAAAATCGTATCTCTAGCTCCAGAAGTTTTATAA
- the rplC gene encoding 50S ribosomal protein L3, whose product MTKGILGRKIGMTQLFSDNGELIPVTVIEAEPNVILQKKTLENDGYEALQIGFADKKESRTNKAEKGHAEKAGTAPKRYVREIRGAEVDSFEVGQEIKVDIFESGEKIDVTGTSKGKGFQGVIKRHGQQRGPTTHGSHFHRAPGAMGVIDPMRVFKGKKLPGHMGSEQVTIQNLEVVSVDTDKNLLLIKGNVPGAKKSYVKITSAVKGN is encoded by the coding sequence ATGACGAAAGGAATCTTAGGTCGTAAAATCGGCATGACTCAGTTATTCTCTGATAATGGAGAGTTAATTCCAGTAACAGTAATTGAAGCTGAGCCAAATGTTATATTGCAAAAGAAAACATTAGAAAATGATGGTTACGAAGCGTTGCAAATCGGTTTTGCTGATAAAAAGGAATCACGTACTAATAAAGCGGAAAAAGGTCATGCTGAGAAAGCAGGCACTGCCCCTAAGCGCTACGTTCGTGAAATCCGTGGCGCAGAGGTTGATAGCTTTGAAGTTGGGCAAGAGATCAAGGTTGACATCTTTGAGTCTGGAGAAAAAATTGACGTAACAGGTACATCTAAAGGGAAAGGTTTCCAAGGTGTAATCAAACGTCATGGTCAACAACGTGGGCCTACTACACACGGTTCTCATTTTCATAGAGCTCCAGGTGCAATGGGTGTAATTGATCCAATGCGTGTATTCAAAGGTAAAAAGCTACCAGGTCATATGGGGTCTGAACAAGTAACGATCCAAAACCTTGAAGTTGTAAGTGTAGATACTGACAAGAATCTACTATTAATTAAAGGTAACGTGCCTGGCGCGAAAAAATCTTACGTTAAAATCACAAGTGCAGTGAAAGGTAACTAA
- the rplW gene encoding 50S ribosomal protein L23: protein MKDLRDVIKRPVITEHSADLMAEKKYTFEVSPKANKTEIKDAVETIFGVKVEKVNTMNQKGKFKRMGRYGGYRPNRKKAVVQLTEDSKELDFFEA, encoded by the coding sequence ATGAAAGATCTACGCGATGTAATTAAACGCCCTGTCATCACGGAACATTCCGCTGATTTAATGGCAGAAAAAAAATATACGTTTGAAGTATCCCCAAAAGCAAATAAAACTGAAATCAAAGATGCTGTAGAAACAATCTTTGGTGTTAAAGTTGAAAAAGTAAACACAATGAATCAAAAAGGTAAATTTAAGCGAATGGGCCGTTACGGTGGATATCGCCCGAATCGCAAAAAAGCTGTTGTTCAACTAACAGAAGACAGTAAAGAACTAGATTTCTTTGAAGCTTAA
- the rplE gene encoding 50S ribosomal protein L5, protein MNELKQKYQDEIVSSLMDKFNYNSVMEVPKIEKIIINMGVGDAVQNSKALDSAVEELSLISGQKPLITRAKKSIAGFRLREGMPIGAKVTLRGERMYEFLQKLVAVSLPRVRDFRGISKKAFDGRGNYTLGVKEQLIFPEINYDKVSKIRGMDIVVVTTSNTDEEARELLAQLGMPFQK, encoded by the coding sequence ATGAACGAATTGAAACAGAAATATCAAGATGAAATCGTGTCATCTTTAATGGATAAATTTAATTACAATTCCGTAATGGAAGTACCAAAAATCGAAAAAATCATTATTAACATGGGTGTTGGTGATGCTGTTCAAAACTCTAAAGCATTAGATAGTGCTGTAGAAGAACTTTCTCTAATTTCTGGTCAAAAACCATTGATCACTCGTGCGAAGAAGTCTATCGCTGGATTCCGTCTACGTGAAGGAATGCCAATCGGTGCAAAAGTAACTCTTCGTGGTGAGCGTATGTATGAGTTCTTGCAAAAACTAGTTGCAGTTTCTCTTCCACGTGTTCGTGACTTCCGTGGTATCTCTAAGAAAGCTTTCGACGGTCGTGGAAACTACACTCTAGGTGTGAAAGAACAATTGATTTTCCCAGAAATTAATTATGATAAGGTAAGCAAAATTCGTGGTATGGATATCGTTGTAGTAACAACTTCCAACACTGACGAAGAAGCTCGTGAACTTTTAGCTCAGCTAGGCATGCCTTTCCAAAAATAA
- the rplV gene encoding 50S ribosomal protein L22 yields the protein MQAKAVAKSVRIAPRKVRLVVDLIRGKEVGEAIAILNHTQRGASPVVEKVLKSAIANAEHNYEMDADSLIISEAFVNEGATLKRFRPRAQGRASRINKRTSHITVVVTEKKEG from the coding sequence ATGCAAGCTAAAGCCGTTGCGAAATCAGTTCGTATTGCTCCTCGTAAGGTTCGTTTAGTTGTAGATCTAATTCGAGGAAAAGAGGTTGGCGAAGCAATCGCTATTTTAAATCATACACAGCGTGGAGCTTCTCCAGTCGTAGAAAAAGTATTAAAATCTGCAATCGCAAATGCAGAACACAACTATGAAATGGACGCAGACAGTCTTATCATTTCAGAAGCATTCGTAAATGAGGGTGCTACATTGAAACGTTTCCGTCCACGTGCTCAAGGACGCGCAAGCAGAATTAACAAGCGCACAAGCCACATTACAGTTGTGGTAACTGAAAAGAAGGAGGGATAG
- the rplX gene encoding 50S ribosomal protein L24, producing MHVKKGDKVKVLSGKDRGKEGTVLEAFPKNERVLVEGINMVQKHAKPSQENPQGGILNIEAPIHVSNVLPIDPKSGEPTRVGYEVKDGKKIRIAKKSGEALDK from the coding sequence ATGCATGTAAAAAAAGGTGATAAAGTTAAAGTACTATCCGGGAAAGACCGTGGTAAGGAAGGTACTGTATTAGAAGCATTTCCGAAGAATGAGCGCGTATTAGTAGAAGGCATCAACATGGTTCAAAAACACGCGAAGCCTTCTCAAGAGAATCCACAAGGTGGAATTCTTAACATCGAAGCTCCAATTCATGTCTCTAATGTATTACCAATTGATCCGAAATCCGGTGAACCAACTCGTGTTGGATACGAAGTGAAAGATGGTAAGAAAATCCGCATCGCTAAAAAATCCGGTGAAGCATTAGATAAATAA
- the fusA gene encoding elongation factor G, which translates to MAREFSLEKTRNIGIMAHIDAGKTTTTERILFYTGRIHKIGETHEGASQMDWMEQEQERGITITSAATTAAWRDHRINIIDTPGHVDFTVEVERSLRVLDGAVTVLDAQSGVEPQTETVWRQATTYGVPRIVFINKMDKTGADFLYSTGTLKERLGANAHPIQMPIGAEDDFNGIIDLITMDAYFYLDDLGQRSETREIPAELKDEAEELRASLIEAVAETDEELMMKYLEGEEISNDELKSAIRQATLNVDFYPVLCGSAFKNKGVQLMLDAVLDYLPAPTDVPPIEGIIPGTEEKVTRPSSDDEPFSALAFKVMTDPYVGKLTFFRVYSGTLDSGSYVKNSVKDKRERVGRILQMHANSREEISRAYSGEIAAAVGLKDTSTGDTLCDEKNLVILESMDFPEPVISVAIEPETKADQDKMAIALSKLAEEDPTFRTETNPETGQTIISGMGELHLDIIVDRLKREFKVGAQVGAPQVSYRETFRGSAEVEGKFVRQSGGRGQFGHVWVKFEPNEEGAGFEFENKIVGGVVPREYIPAVQQGIEESMENGVLAGYPLIDIKATLYDGSYHDVDSNEMAFKVAASMALKAAKNKCKPVLLEPMMRVEVVVPEEYMGDIMGDVTSRRGRVEGMEARGTAQVVKAFVPLAEMFGYATALRSNTQGRGVYTMHFDHYEETPKSITEEIIKKNAGE; encoded by the coding sequence ATGGCTAGAGAGTTCTCCTTGGAAAAGACGCGTAATATTGGTATTATGGCCCACATTGATGCGGGTAAAACAACCACTACTGAGCGTATTCTTTTCTATACAGGACGCATTCACAAAATTGGTGAAACTCACGAAGGTGCTTCTCAAATGGACTGGATGGAGCAAGAGCAAGAACGTGGTATTACAATCACGTCTGCTGCAACAACAGCCGCTTGGAGAGATCACCGTATCAACATCATTGATACTCCGGGACACGTAGACTTCACTGTAGAGGTTGAACGTTCCTTACGTGTACTTGATGGTGCGGTGACTGTACTAGATGCACAATCTGGAGTTGAGCCACAAACTGAAACGGTATGGCGCCAAGCAACAACTTATGGTGTACCACGTATCGTATTTATCAATAAAATGGATAAAACAGGTGCTGATTTCTTGTATTCTACGGGTACATTAAAAGAACGCCTAGGTGCTAATGCACATCCAATTCAGATGCCAATTGGTGCTGAAGATGATTTTAACGGAATTATTGACTTAATCACAATGGATGCATACTTCTATTTAGATGATTTAGGTCAACGTTCCGAAACACGTGAAATTCCTGCTGAATTAAAAGATGAAGCAGAAGAGTTGCGTGCAAGCTTAATCGAAGCTGTTGCAGAAACTGATGAAGAGCTTATGATGAAATATCTTGAAGGAGAAGAAATCTCCAACGATGAGTTGAAATCTGCTATTCGTCAAGCAACACTTAATGTTGATTTTTATCCAGTACTTTGTGGTTCAGCATTTAAGAACAAAGGTGTTCAGTTAATGCTAGACGCAGTACTTGATTACCTACCTGCGCCAACAGATGTGCCTCCAATCGAAGGTATCATTCCTGGTACAGAGGAAAAAGTAACTCGTCCATCTTCTGATGATGAGCCTTTCTCTGCATTAGCTTTTAAAGTAATGACAGATCCTTATGTTGGTAAACTTACATTCTTCCGTGTGTACTCTGGAACATTAGATTCTGGTTCATACGTGAAAAACTCAGTAAAAGATAAGCGTGAGCGTGTAGGACGTATTCTACAAATGCACGCTAACTCTCGTGAAGAAATCTCAAGAGCATATTCAGGTGAAATTGCTGCAGCAGTTGGTTTGAAAGATACTTCTACAGGGGATACGCTTTGTGATGAGAAGAACCTTGTTATCTTAGAGTCTATGGACTTCCCAGAACCAGTTATTTCTGTTGCGATTGAGCCGGAAACAAAAGCTGACCAAGATAAGATGGCAATTGCATTATCTAAATTAGCCGAAGAGGATCCAACTTTCCGTACTGAAACAAACCCGGAAACTGGTCAAACTATTATCTCTGGTATGGGTGAACTTCACCTTGATATCATTGTTGATCGTTTGAAACGTGAGTTCAAAGTAGGAGCTCAAGTAGGTGCGCCTCAAGTTTCTTATCGTGAGACATTCCGTGGATCTGCTGAAGTCGAAGGTAAATTCGTACGTCAGTCTGGTGGACGCGGACAATTCGGTCACGTTTGGGTTAAATTTGAACCAAACGAAGAAGGTGCCGGATTTGAATTTGAAAACAAAATTGTTGGTGGTGTAGTTCCTCGTGAATACATTCCAGCAGTTCAACAAGGTATCGAAGAATCAATGGAAAACGGAGTTCTTGCTGGATATCCGTTAATCGATATCAAAGCAACACTTTATGATGGTAGCTACCATGATGTTGACTCGAACGAAATGGCGTTTAAAGTTGCTGCATCTATGGCGCTAAAAGCTGCTAAAAACAAATGTAAACCAGTTCTTCTTGAGCCAATGATGAGAGTTGAAGTTGTTGTACCAGAAGAATACATGGGAGACATTATGGGTGACGTAACATCCCGTCGTGGACGCGTAGAAGGTATGGAAGCACGCGGTACAGCACAAGTTGTTAAAGCGTTCGTACCACTTGCAGAAATGTTTGGTTATGCAACTGCACTACGTTCGAACACACAAGGTCGCGGTGTATACACAATGCACTTTGATCACTACGAAGAAACACCGAAAAGCATTACTGAAGAAATTATCAAGAAAAATGCTGGTGAATAA
- the tuf gene encoding elongation factor Tu, with amino-acid sequence MSKEKFDRSKSHVNIGTIGHVDHGKTTLTAAITTVMAKRNGSGDAMAYDQIDGAPEEKERGITIATSHVEYETETRHYAHVDCPGHADYVKNMITGAAQMDGAILVVSAADGPMPQTREHILLSRNVGVPTIVVFLNKTDMVDDEELLELVEMEVRDLLTEYDFPGDDLPVIKGSALKALEGDAEYEERIVELMAAVDEYVPTPDRDTDKPFMMPVEDVFSITGRGTVATGRVERGQVSVGDEVEIIGLAEDSSKTTVTGVEMFRKLLDYAEAGDNIGALLRGVAREDINRGQVLAKPGSITPHTNFKAEVYVLSKDEGGRHTPFFSNYRPQFYFRTTDVTGVIELPEGTEMVMPGDNIEMTVELISPIAIEDGTRFSIREGGRTVGSGVVSSIQK; translated from the coding sequence ATGTCTAAAGAAAAATTCGATCGCTCGAAAAGTCACGTTAACATTGGTACTATTGGACACGTTGACCATGGTAAAACTACTTTAACTGCAGCTATCACTACTGTAATGGCTAAAAGAAACGGTAGCGGAGATGCTATGGCTTATGACCAAATCGATGGTGCTCCAGAAGAGAAAGAACGTGGAATTACAATCGCAACTTCTCACGTAGAATATGAAACTGAAACTCGTCACTATGCACACGTGGACTGCCCAGGTCACGCTGACTATGTTAAAAACATGATCACTGGTGCTGCACAAATGGACGGAGCTATCCTTGTAGTATCTGCTGCTGATGGCCCAATGCCACAAACTCGTGAGCACATCCTACTTTCTCGTAACGTTGGGGTTCCTACAATCGTAGTATTCCTTAACAAAACAGACATGGTAGACGATGAAGAGCTTCTTGAATTAGTAGAAATGGAAGTTCGCGATCTATTAACTGAATATGACTTCCCTGGTGATGATCTACCAGTTATTAAAGGTTCTGCACTTAAAGCTCTTGAAGGCGATGCTGAATACGAAGAAAGAATCGTTGAATTAATGGCTGCAGTTGACGAATACGTTCCAACTCCAGACCGTGACACTGATAAACCATTCATGATGCCAGTTGAGGATGTATTCTCTATTACTGGACGTGGTACTGTTGCAACTGGACGTGTTGAGCGCGGACAAGTAAGTGTTGGTGATGAAGTAGAAATCATCGGTCTTGCTGAAGATTCTTCTAAAACAACTGTTACTGGAGTAGAAATGTTCCGTAAGCTTCTTGACTATGCTGAAGCTGGTGACAACATTGGTGCACTTCTTCGTGGGGTTGCTCGTGAAGACATCAACCGTGGTCAAGTATTAGCTAAACCAGGTTCAATCACTCCACATACTAACTTCAAAGCTGAAGTTTATGTATTATCTAAAGATGAAGGTGGACGTCATACTCCATTCTTCTCTAACTACCGCCCTCAGTTCTACTTCCGTACTACGGATGTAACTGGTGTAATCGAACTACCAGAAGGAACTGAAATGGTAATGCCTGGAGATAACATTGAAATGACTGTTGAACTTATTTCTCCAATCGCGATTGAAGACGGAACTCGTTTCTCAATCCGTGAAGGTGGACGTACAGTAGGTTCTGGCGTTGTTTCTTCTATCCAAAAATAA
- the rpsJ gene encoding 30S ribosomal protein S10 produces the protein MAKEKIRIRLKAYDHRILDQSAEKIVDTAKRSGAKVSGPIPLPTEKSVYTVLRAVHKYKDSREQFEMRTHKRLIDILEPTPKTVDALMRLDLPSGVDIEIKL, from the coding sequence ATGGCAAAAGAGAAAATCAGAATCCGTTTAAAAGCATATGATCATCGTATTTTAGATCAATCTGCTGAAAAAATCGTGGATACTGCGAAACGTTCTGGAGCGAAAGTGTCTGGTCCGATTCCATTACCAACTGAGAAATCTGTTTATACAGTTTTGCGTGCAGTGCATAAGTACAAAGACTCTCGTGAGCAATTCGAGATGCGCACACATAAACGTTTAATCGATATTCTCGAGCCTACACCGAAAACAGTTGATGCGCTAATGCGTTTAGACTTACCATCAGGTGTAGATATTGAAATTAAATTATAA
- the rpsS gene encoding 30S ribosomal protein S19, producing MGRSLKKGPFADDHLMKKIEVLNTDDKKQVIKTWSRRSTIFPTFVGHTIAVYDGRKHVPVYITEDMVGHKLGEFAPTRTYRGHAGDDKKTKR from the coding sequence ATGGGTCGTAGCTTGAAAAAAGGACCTTTCGCAGATGACCATTTAATGAAGAAAATTGAAGTGCTTAACACAGACGACAAGAAACAAGTTATTAAAACATGGTCTCGTCGCTCTACAATTTTCCCAACATTTGTAGGTCATACTATTGCAGTTTATGATGGACGCAAACATGTGCCGGTTTATATTACAGAAGATATGGTCGGTCATAAATTAGGTGAATTCGCACCAACTCGTACGTATAGAGGACACGCTGGTGACGATAAGAAAACAAAACGCTAA
- the rpmC gene encoding 50S ribosomal protein L29: MKANEIRDLTTAEIEQKVKSLKEELFNLRFQLATGQLENTARIREVRKSIARMKTVIRQRELSVNN; encoded by the coding sequence ATGAAGGCTAATGAAATAAGAGATCTAACCACTGCCGAAATTGAACAAAAAGTAAAATCTTTAAAAGAAGAGTTATTTAATTTACGTTTCCAACTAGCTACTGGCCAATTGGAAAACACTGCACGCATCCGTGAAGTTCGTAAATCAATTGCTCGTATGAAAACTGTTATTCGCCAACGCGAATTAAGCGTAAATAACTGA
- the rplP gene encoding 50S ribosomal protein L16 — protein sequence MLMPKRVKYRRQHRGKMRGQAKGGTTVAFGEYGLQATEASWITSRQIEAARIAMTRYMKRGGKVWIKIFPDKPYTAKPLEVRMGSGKGAPEGWVAVVKPGKIMFEIAGVSEEVAREALRLASHKLPVKTKFVKREEIGGESNEG from the coding sequence ATGTTAATGCCTAAACGTGTTAAATATCGTAGACAACATCGTGGTAAAATGAGAGGCCAAGCAAAAGGTGGAACTACCGTTGCTTTTGGTGAGTATGGCTTACAAGCTACTGAAGCTTCTTGGATTACAAGTCGCCAAATCGAGGCTGCTCGTATCGCAATGACTCGTTACATGAAACGTGGTGGTAAAGTTTGGATCAAAATTTTCCCAGACAAACCATACACAGCTAAGCCTTTAGAAGTTCGAATGGGTTCTGGTAAAGGTGCTCCTGAGGGATGGGTAGCAGTTGTAAAACCAGGAAAGATTATGTTTGAAATCGCAGGTGTATCGGAAGAGGTTGCTCGTGAAGCATTACGTCTTGCTTCCCACAAACTACCTGTAAAAACAAAATTCGTAAAACGTGAAGAAATTGGTGGTGAAAGCAATGAAGGCTAA
- the rplD gene encoding 50S ribosomal protein L4 — MPKVALLKQDGSNVGDIELNDSVFGIEPNTHVLHEAVVMQRASLRQGTHAVKNRSDVRGGGRKPWRQKGTGRARQGSTRSPQWVGGGTVFGPTPRSYSYKLPKKVRRLALRSALSSKVNEESLFVLENIAIDAPKTKEIINILKGLQVDAKALIVLSEKDETVVRSANNLQNVTVLTVEELNILDLLTHDKLIITKDAAEKAGEVLA, encoded by the coding sequence ATGCCTAAAGTAGCACTTTTAAAACAAGACGGAAGCAATGTTGGAGACATCGAGTTAAACGATTCTGTTTTTGGAATTGAGCCAAATACTCATGTACTACACGAAGCAGTAGTTATGCAACGTGCATCATTACGTCAAGGTACTCATGCTGTTAAAAACCGCTCTGATGTACGCGGTGGCGGACGTAAACCATGGCGTCAAAAAGGAACTGGTCGTGCACGTCAAGGTTCAACTCGCTCACCACAATGGGTAGGCGGTGGAACTGTGTTTGGACCAACTCCACGTAGCTACAGCTACAAATTGCCAAAGAAAGTACGTCGTTTAGCATTAAGATCTGCATTATCTTCTAAAGTAAATGAAGAAAGTTTATTTGTTTTAGAGAACATCGCTATTGATGCTCCAAAAACAAAAGAGATCATAAATATCTTAAAAGGTCTTCAAGTAGACGCGAAAGCACTTATCGTTCTTTCTGAGAAAGATGAAACTGTAGTTCGTTCTGCTAACAACCTACAAAATGTTACAGTATTAACTGTTGAAGAATTAAACATTCTTGACTTGCTTACGCATGACAAGCTGATCATCACAAAAGATGCAGCTGAAAAAGCAGGGGAGGTGCTCGCATAA
- the rplB gene encoding 50S ribosomal protein L2, with protein sequence MAIKKFKPTSNGRRNMSVSDFAEITTDTPEKSLLSPIKKRGGRNNQGKLTVRHQGGGHKRQYRIIDFKRDKDGIPGRVATIEYDPNRSANIALIHYADGEKRYIIAPKGLKVGQEIESGEKADIKLGNALPLANIPVGSVIHNIELKPGRGGQLARSAGAEAQILGREEKYTLVRLSSGEVRLVLSTCRATLGQVGNIEHELVRVGKAGRSRWKGVRPTVRGSVMNPNDHPHGGGEGRAPIGRKSPMSPWGKPTLGYKTRQRNKPSDKYIVRKRKK encoded by the coding sequence ATGGCGATTAAAAAATTCAAACCAACCTCTAATGGTAGACGTAATATGTCTGTGTCAGATTTCGCAGAGATTACTACAGATACTCCAGAGAAATCCCTACTAAGCCCAATTAAAAAACGCGGCGGTCGTAACAACCAAGGGAAATTAACGGTTCGTCATCAAGGCGGCGGTCATAAACGTCAATATCGTATCATCGATTTCAAACGTGATAAAGATGGTATACCAGGACGCGTTGCTACAATCGAATATGATCCAAACCGTTCAGCGAACATCGCTTTGATTCATTATGCTGACGGTGAAAAGCGTTACATCATTGCTCCTAAAGGACTAAAAGTAGGGCAAGAAATTGAGTCTGGCGAAAAAGCAGATATTAAGTTAGGTAACGCATTACCACTTGCAAATATCCCAGTAGGTAGTGTTATCCACAACATCGAGTTAAAACCAGGTCGTGGTGGACAATTAGCACGTTCTGCTGGTGCAGAAGCTCAAATCCTAGGACGTGAAGAAAAGTATACTTTAGTAAGACTTTCTTCAGGCGAAGTTCGTTTAGTATTATCTACTTGCCGCGCAACACTTGGTCAAGTTGGTAACATCGAACATGAACTAGTACGTGTAGGTAAAGCTGGACGTTCTCGTTGGAAAGGTGTTCGTCCAACAGTACGTGGTTCTGTTATGAACCCTAACGATCACCCACACGGTGGTGGTGAAGGACGTGCTCCAATCGGACGTAAATCACCAATGTCACCATGGGGCAAACCAACACTTGGTTACAAAACGCGTCAGCGTAATAAACCATCTGATAAGTATATCGTTCGTAAACGTAAAAAATAA
- the rpsC gene encoding 30S ribosomal protein S3, which yields MGQKINPTGLRVGIIKDWESKWYAGKDYADLLHEDIKIREYLENRLSTAAVSSIEIERAANRVNITIHTGKPGMVIGKGGSEVEALRKSLNNLTGKRVHINIVEIKKVDLDATLVADSIARQLENRISFRRAQKQAIQRAMRGGAKGIKTQVSGRLGGADIARAEHYSEGTVPLHTLRADIDYGTAEADTTYGKLGVKVWIYRGEVLPTKTNK from the coding sequence GTGGGTCAAAAAATAAATCCAACGGGTCTTCGCGTAGGTATCATTAAAGACTGGGAGTCTAAATGGTATGCTGGCAAAGACTATGCAGACTTGCTACATGAAGATATTAAAATCAGAGAATATCTTGAAAATCGTCTAAGCACAGCTGCTGTTTCTTCTATTGAAATCGAGCGTGCTGCAAACCGTGTAAACATTACGATCCATACTGGTAAACCAGGAATGGTAATTGGTAAAGGCGGTTCTGAAGTAGAAGCTTTACGTAAATCATTAAACAACTTGACTGGCAAACGAGTTCACATCAATATTGTAGAAATCAAGAAAGTTGATTTAGATGCAACATTGGTTGCTGATAGCATTGCTCGTCAATTAGAAAATCGTATTTCTTTCCGTCGTGCTCAAAAGCAAGCTATCCAACGTGCAATGCGTGGAGGAGCAAAAGGAATTAAAACACAAGTATCCGGACGTCTTGGCGGTGCAGATATCGCTCGTGCGGAACACTACAGTGAAGGTACAGTGCCACTTCATACTTTACGTGCAGATATTGACTATGGTACAGCAGAAGCTGATACTACGTACGGTAAACTAGGCGTTAAAGTATGGATCTATCGTGGAGAAGTCCTTCCAACTAAAACTAATAAGTAA
- the rpsQ gene encoding 30S ribosomal protein S17, translating to MTERNDRKVYTGRVVSDKMDKTITVLVETYKFHKLYGKRVKYSKKFKTHDENNVAKNGDVVRIMETRPLSATKRFRLVEVTEEAVII from the coding sequence ATGACTGAACGTAATGATCGTAAAGTTTATACTGGCCGTGTCGTTTCTGACAAAATGGATAAAACAATAACTGTTTTAGTTGAGACGTATAAATTCCATAAGTTATATGGAAAACGTGTTAAGTATTCTAAAAAATTCAAAACACATGATGAAAACAATGTTGCTAAAAATGGTGATGTAGTTCGTATCATGGAAACTCGTCCGTTATCAGCTACAAAACGTTTCCGTTTAGTAGAAGTTACGGAAGAAGCGGTAATTATATAA